One genomic segment of Prochlorococcus marinus str. MIT 0919 includes these proteins:
- the rlmN gene encoding 23S rRNA (adenine(2503)-C(2))-methyltransferase RlmN, translating to MIASVSKAEKIVLLGRNISQLEKLAKDHGESTYRGRQLHEFVYGKGVKSIEDIFVLPKSWRNSLNNQGFQIGRLREIKRLEANDQTIKLLLGTTDGEIIETVGIPTKNRLTICVSSQVGCPMGCKFCATGKGGLQRSLEVNEIVDQVLSTREAFQRRASHVVFMGMGEPLLNIESVLDSISCMNTDLGIGQRRITLSTVGVQGTLSQLAELALERLGRVQFTLAVSLHAPNQKLREMLIPSAKSYPIRDLLDDCKHYFSVTGRRVSFEYILLGEINDQIQHAEELSDLIGGFQSHVNLIAYNPIDEEDFQRPSLARIRKFMEALRNRGIAVSLRSSRGLDKNAACGQLRRQHASLI from the coding sequence GTGATTGCTTCAGTATCAAAAGCAGAAAAGATTGTTTTACTAGGCAGAAATATTAGTCAGCTTGAGAAGCTTGCAAAGGATCATGGAGAGTCAACTTATAGAGGACGTCAATTGCATGAATTTGTGTATGGAAAGGGTGTAAAAAGTATAGAAGATATTTTTGTTTTACCAAAGTCATGGCGTAATTCTCTAAACAATCAAGGTTTTCAAATAGGACGTCTTAGAGAAATTAAACGGTTGGAAGCAAATGATCAAACAATAAAATTATTACTTGGAACTACTGATGGAGAAATTATTGAAACTGTTGGTATTCCTACAAAGAATCGTTTGACTATTTGTGTTTCCAGTCAAGTTGGTTGTCCTATGGGATGTAAATTTTGTGCTACTGGGAAAGGAGGTTTACAACGTTCTTTGGAAGTCAATGAAATTGTTGATCAAGTTCTGAGTACTAGAGAAGCATTTCAGCGACGAGCTTCCCATGTTGTTTTTATGGGGATGGGGGAACCTTTATTGAATATTGAATCTGTTTTGGATTCAATTAGTTGTATGAATACTGATTTGGGTATTGGCCAACGTCGTATTACTCTCAGCACGGTTGGTGTGCAAGGCACTCTTTCTCAGTTAGCTGAATTAGCTTTAGAACGTTTAGGTCGTGTGCAATTTACGCTCGCGGTCAGCCTTCATGCGCCAAACCAAAAACTGCGTGAAATGTTAATACCTTCTGCTAAGTCGTACCCGATTAGAGACTTACTTGATGATTGCAAGCATTATTTCTCTGTTACTGGGAGGAGAGTAAGTTTTGAATACATTTTATTAGGAGAAATTAATGACCAGATTCAACATGCAGAAGAATTATCTGATCTCATAGGTGGCTTTCAGAGTCATGTGAACTTAATTGCCTATAACCCAATAGATGAGGAAGATTTTCAACGACCTTCACTTGCAAGAATAAGGAAATTTATGGAAGCTTTAAGAAATAGGGGAATTGCAGTAAGCCTTAGATCTAGTCGAGGGCTGGATAAGAATGCAGCCTGTGGTCAACTACGGCGACAACATGCGTCTTTGATTTAG
- a CDS encoding high light inducible protein, whose amino-acid sequence MLKPKLIPKRTLPKYGFHGHTEKLNGRLAMIGFIALIILEVKLGHGLLVR is encoded by the coding sequence ATGCTTAAACCAAAACTAATTCCAAAAAGGACTTTGCCTAAATATGGTTTTCATGGACATACCGAGAAATTAAATGGTCGGTTGGCAATGATAGGATTCATTGCTTTGATTATATTAGAAGTTAAATTGGGACATGGTTTATTAGTAAGGTGA